The window CTCCTTCTGTCCTAATTTACATGATactttcctctctctttttttgtccaaaaaagaATGAgacatttttatatttaataatgatttaatttttaaatgtCCGCTTTATTCTTAATGAGATGATATATAGCCATAAAATATATATGATTTACTTTAGAACACAAGTTTCAATAATCTTTTTTAAATTCTGTATACAGTCAAACACCTACACATAAACTGAGACGGAGTGAGTAACCAATTGTAATAGATCAATTTTTTACATGATAAAACACCAAAGTTGTATCAAATAACTATAGTTTTCGATCGCATATAGAGTGACAAGTAAACATAAATATCATGGTCACATCACATTTAAAAAACATTTCCTCTTCAAATTCTTAATCCAAATTCAATATACAAGCACATCCAAAAGAAAAAGTCACAAAAAGTTTTTTTTCAAATACATAAGTTTAGGGCCTCCCATCTCCACCAAAATAGCTCTTTTCCTGTCCCAACAATATTAATCCATATAACACAAAATCACCCACCACGTGTTTACCTTTTACACTTTCCTCTTTTGTCGACGCTTCTTATGCATAGAAACTATCTTTTCCATGCGTACTTTACGCTATATCAACCTTACTTCCTTCTCTTATACTATACTAAACGTTAACACCATTTACATACAAGAGGTGTTACATATTTCCTCAAAAAACACCTACTTAAGTAATTCTTGAATTAAGATCATTAGAAAATGAGCCAAGAACAGCCAAGGAGGCCAGAAGAAACCGTCAAAAATGAGGATCTTGTGGTAGATGTTCAAGGAGCGCTTGCTCGGAAGAAAGCTGTTGCTGAGTCAATTGGTGGACAGGTTAATTCTAAACTAACATGTTTCTCACCTTTTTTGTTATACTTTTTCACCTATGTTTCATTTAATTTTTTCTCACTATTCTTAAGCCGAGAGTCTATCGAAAATAAGGCCTCTACCTCTCTAAAGTAAGGGTAAGGTCTAactacacattaccctccccaaaccccatttATGGGATTCCATtggatatgttgttattgttgtttcatttaatTTTTAAGAGTGGTGATCGGATATTTGATCATAGCTATGTTCATAGCATAGCTAGTACACACACATCAATGTTCTATATGCTAGTGATCAGTGGCAGAGGTAGAAGCCAAATGATGCCGCTGAACCTAGTAACTTTTGCTCAAATGATGTATTTGTGTTAACATATTCATCAAATATGTAgacaatttaaatttaaaatccaatTATTTGTACTTGAAATTTCCGTTCTAAAATTCAGAATTTGAAGGTTGAAATATTAGTCTCGCCTCTGCTAGTGATCAAACTGATGTTGATAGTGATGGTTTATTTTTCCTGCTCTTTTGGATGGTGTTCATCAAAAAGTCTCAATGCAAGGGACGTTTGAATTAATATTTCAATAATTATGCAAGTTAGTAGGGACAATTTACTgcttaattttctttctttcttcaaaGAGGTATTACAAATTTTATTTACTGGAACAATTGCATTCACGAACTAGTACGTGATTTTGTAATAAGGAACTTCTGTTTTTGTTCGGTATATGATCTATCATCTTAATTATTTGGGAAATCCAGGAGTAATTAAGCATAGAGCGTGACACTAAATCAATATTTttcttaccttttttttttaatgtgaCCCGTATTTTAAAGGTACTTGGGCAAGACAAAAAGGCTCCACTTAGCTCAGAATCAGTATCATCAGGAAAAACAAACATTACCATAGGTGAAGCCCTTGAAGCCACTGCTCTCACCGCCGGAAACAGGCCGGTGGATTACAGCGACGCGGCGGCGATACAGGCCGCAGAAGTGAGAGCCACCGGACGTACCAACATTATCCCTGGTGGAGTTGCTGCTGCAGCTCAATCAGCAGCTACTCGCAATGCTCGTGTTACCAAAGAGGAAGAGAAAACAAAACTGGCTGAAATCCTCGCTGTAAGAATTCTTTAAAGTGTCACCATCTGTAAGTTAAATCCTATTTTCCATAGTCGTTTTCACCATATGAAAATTATGGTGTGGATTCATTCCCATTCATCACCCCTCATGCCGAGATTCGAACATTCTTTATCTGGGTTCCACTGTTCGGTCTGGAACGTGCACAATCATGGACCGACGGTATTTCCACCCCCTTCAATTGGCCCAGGGCCCACATCGGCCAAGGGCctgactctgataccatgttaaaatAAGCTTTGGGCCTAACTCACACCCCCAAAAGATAGCTCCAAGGGAGGATTGCCCAAGCCTTATTAGGGGTGAGCATCgatcggttcggttcggttatgaatattatcggtttacaaatttgatataccgataaccgaaccgataagatatcggttatcgatcattatcggttcgattatcggtttacccgataagataactcaatctaaagttaagcaaaaaagagaagacaatTCATTGGAGTTaagcaaaaagaagaagaattcacATAGAGTATACTACCCATTTTTGAGTTCTGTCCAGTGGCCACAACTAGAATTGTACTAATTCCTCAACAACACTTGTCCaaatacattaataataataCAAAGTAGTAGCAATTTCACCTTAAAATTAACAAGTTCAAACATATAGTATTAACAGTTCAAATTCAAGTTAACAAGACAACAACTACACAATCCTTATAGGCTTCACCAAAAAATCAGTGGATAAATACTTATCAAACTGTAACAATTCCCACAAAATGTTCCAAGGCATTAGCTGCCTCCTCCGATATGATAACAACAATAGttgatttaaaatttttatttcacACAATACCTGCACTTCCACAAGCATTGAAGCCCTCAAACGATCCAAGATAAACTGGATGTTATTTGTCAAATGTCTAACCTGAAAAAAGAAACAATAGAGCAAGCCCTATATGAGGATGAATTTTGTTATAGAAATTAAAAGTCTAATGTATAAGACTAAAGACTTATGGTAGGAGTAACTAGTAAGGTCTatgaaaaataaagataaagcaACTGAAGAGTGCGGCTgagaaagaataggagagaatgaACTGAAGCCCTGACATatatatacttaagggtaaagtcgtaattttattaattcttattgggttatgggtaacccattaacaaaattggcaaaccgaggcccgaaccgataacccaataatgaAAAAATTCTAAACCGTTACCGAATCGTTAACCCAATAACCCGATACCGATAATCCAATAAACAATTAACGgttcgggttatcggttttaccAGATATATGCACAGCCCTAAGCCTTATAAGAAGACCAGCGGTCTCATCCCGGTCCGATGTGAGATTCCTCCATTCATCAAATTGTTTTTAACTGTGAGTGACAATGTAAAGAACTTTTATATTAGTAATGCATTTTCACTTGTTGTAACATGTAAACTGCCTTATTTTTCAAGTTACTAATCTGCTCGTTTTATATTTGGCAGGACGCGAGTGCAAAATTACCAGCAGATAAGCCAGTGACACGAAAAGATGCAGAGGGAGTGATAGGTGCTGAACTGAGGAATGATCCAAACTTGTGCACTCGTCCTGGTGGTGTGGCTGCTTCTATTGCTGCTGCTGCAAGGCTCAACCAAAGTCACACCACAACCAGCACCAATAATCAAAACAGCAACAATCTCAAACAAAAACTAAACTAGAATGACCAAGTACACTACTGTAATATCTAATCCTGCATTTTCTTCTCCATTTTGACATTTTCTCCGGTGCCTTCTTTCCAGACTTtaaatctttcttttcttttctcttttaaaagtatAACCCCATTTGGTGTTTTCTCCTGCCTTTTTGGTCAAGGAACTATTACAAGCCCTCATTGAGGCTTAGCTTACAGGATTGTAATTTTGTAGTGAATAATACTTGGAGAATCTGTCTAGTCAGTTTCTCTTCCCTTCCCTCTGTGCAAGGGTTCAAGAGcatttgaagttttttttttgaagagCATGTACTTTTTCGCTTCTGACTCTTGTGCATGTCCAGGGAGTTGGTGATGTTTTGTCATTAGTCACAAATGTATGCTTTACACTGTACAGGAGTAATTATCTAGTTCCAAGCAGTTTGCTGGAAAGCTTTCACTTTCCCTTACAATCTGAAAAGTGTTTCATTCGTTATTAAAATAGcaactctttctttctttcttttttcggtGACAAGTGTTGCGCAATACTTGCAAGAAATTATTTGTGTCCCTGCCTTATGTTGGAATATATACCACAGCGGAAGCAATAACAGAATCTTATTCACGTGTAATCTAAACAATTAGCACGTATGGAGattttaggattacctcttgAGCGTAAACACAATAAATCTATGTCGTTCTCCAGTTACTCAGTTGAAAATACACTAGCAGATttccacagtcttctactgtattacccaaacaataaccgaaaatagagaattttgggtgggcaaaattctagtagaaACCGCAGTCAGAATCATGTAAAAAACGTCCAGCCCTTATATCCACATATATAGTTGCATTTTTTAGGTCAAAACCGttttcaaaacctgttaggtttccttCTCCCACTAAGTGACGGTTTCCATGTTTTCTTTCCCACTAAGTAacagtttccactattttctattatttaggcacagtagggactatagaatttaattaacaatgcttcctattatgatattaatttcgaaattctgaaactaatttccatcataataaattacgaattattccactaaaaattcgtaattgcactccttagttcaatttcgaaattcttccataaaaccttatttaactcctcatgttaagattcagatactaatcaatcaaattaaattactgactatttactttattgattacttcctttagacttacacttaacttatttcatgtgtcggatacaaaatcaccagccgggtttacacatgaaaacttataagctttcataaaggagtatcatcaatctcaaaatcgagacttggattccatcaactaattattacttcgccaatgtatatcattgttatccaatttaccaggcttattgactcgcgaaagaatctcgccttttaataaatcaaaacaacaagtgacatacacatataataataattatatcaggattaagagtataagtacattaaatggactagagaaattattttataaagtcagtataaaatactcatctctacttgatccgttcaatacatacaaaatgtactagcacaagaagttggaattaaaccattcccataatcaagataaattatatttaatcttgtgctacaatcattccgatgatttgtccaattccatcattagattgtgaacattaacttttatgtcttacaagaaccgatgatttaatcttccgtatataagctaaactctatacactaaatcatctactatgtaagcaatggacgcacaaaccaacacatgatctatttaaaatgaaactttattgaatttaaacaagtaaataaataattgttcataaagaatactataacaatacgcatggcttatagtatattctaaACCAAAAGTTTTAATCGCCTTATCAAAACAAGTGTTCCATGCCCTAGATGCctgttttagtccataaatggaccTTTTAAGCTTACACAACATGTGCTCTTTGCCACTTTCCATAAAACCGTCTGGTTGCATCATATAGATGCACTCATCAAGACTTCCATTAAGGAAAGttgtcttgacatccatttgccaaatctcataatcataaTGAGCAACAATGGATAAGAGAATCCTTATATACTTAAGCATGGCTACCGGCGAGAAGGTTTCCTCATAGTCAATCCCGTCTTTCTGAGTAAACCCTTTCGCTACAAGCCTTGCTTTAAAAGTTTGTACTTTTCCGTctacacctctctttttcttatagatccATTTGCATCCAATGGGTTTAACCCCATCAGTTGGTTCTACAAGATCCCAAACCTGATTAGAGTACATAGACTACATCTCTGATTTCATAGCAGCAACCCACTTATCGGCATCCTTATCATGTAGTGTTTGGTCGTAATTGACAGGTTCGGAGGTAGGCTCCTCAGGGATCCtatcatatgattctcccaagagCGTGTAACGAACTGGCTGTCTTATTTCTCTCCCACTACGACTACGCACTACATCAGTTGCAACTACATCACGTTGATTTTGTGGTTGAACCACAACATCATCAGGAACCTGAGTCTCCATGCTATTCACAGGGATATCAACGACTTCTTCCTGTTGTGCAGTCTGCTCAATATGACTCCCACTACTTTGTGGTAGTATGACTGCGAGCACTTGTTCTTGTGGTACATTAAGTCTATTGACATTTCTCCCACTACTAAAGTGCAATGGTATGTCAAAATCGACTTCCGGGGTTTGGATATGGTCGTTTTGATTTTCAGATGACTGAGTTTCCATTCCTTTGCTAAGTTCCTGTAAAAcgagtttacttctaggaacatggttcatcaaatagTCCTCCTCTAGAAACTTGGCATTTGTGTTAACAATTACCTTTTTCTCTTTAGGACAATAGAATAAACCACCTTTCGTCCCTTTTGGATAACATATAAACACGCATACATCCGTTCTTGCCTCCAATTTATCCGTTTTCCCCTTTAGCACATGTGCCGGACAACCCCAAACTCGAATATGCCGCAGATTAGGCTTGCGCCCAGTCCACAATTTTGTAGGGGTCAAGGGTACTGACTTTGAAGGAACTAAGTTCAGAACATAATTCGCCGTTTCTAAGGCATGTCCCCAAAAAGACGAAGGCAAATCGGAATAACTCATCATTGATCTAACCATTTCCATAAGAGTCCCATTTCTTCTTtcagctacaccattttgttgtggagttccaGGTGCATATAATTGAGATGTAATTCCACATTCTGATAAATAACCAATGAAGTCCGTAGAGAGGTACTCCCCACCACGATCAGATCGTAGTGTCTTGATATGTTTATTATGTCGTTTTTCAGTATCAGTCTTGaattctttgaacttttcaaaacatTCAGACTTTCGacgcaacaaataaatatattcatattttgagtaatcttctgtgaaagtcacaaaatactcaaaaccaaCTCTTGCTTGGACATTCATTGGACCACACAAATCAGAATGAACTAATTCTAATTTATCACTTGCCCGATTTCCTTTTGAGGGGAAATTTCGTTTTGTCATTTTCCCTTCtaaacaagattcacaagttggtagtgcctccACTTTCAATGAACTTAAAGGTCCATCCTTGACCAACCTGGAAATTCTGTTCAGATTTATATGAACCAAACACAAGTGCCATAAATATGTTTCACTCAATTCAGAAGAACGTTTTCTCTTCCTTGGTAAATCAACATTATTCAATTCTTTAGGTGGTAATGGTTTAGGAATAGAGTCAACAACAAAAAGACCATTAATCAATGTAGCCAAAGAGAGATAACGCTTATTATGAGTAATAACACATTTATCAACGTCATGACAATTAAAATCATAACCATCTCTCATAGCGCTAGAAAccgaaattaaattccttctaacgGAAGGTACATATAATGTGTCTTTTAAAACTAAAACTCTACCACTACCAAacgaaatactaatatttcctaATGCTAAAGTTGGGGCTGCTGAACTGTCTGCTTGATAAACATTGATTTCTCCTTTACTTAGTCGACGCGTTACCTGAAACCCCTGCAAATAAGTGCAGATATGATTAGTGGCTCCCGAATCTACACACCATGACATGGTAGAAACAACCGCTAAAAATGTTTCAACGACAAGTAGATGTAAATCACCTGGTTTATTTTTCAGCTTGGCCAGATAAGTTGGACACTGCTTCTTATGATGCCCGGGCTGCTTGCAGTGATAACACTTGCCCTTAGCCTTTTTCACACCAGCAGTCGCGCCACCAACAGAGGGTTTTTgagcctttttctttttctgcccgCCTCTCGGCTTAGAAGAAGAACCTGCCTCAAAATTCAATGCCACAGGAGGAGCTTGGGACTTGATAATAGTCTCTGCCGACTGCAGCTCATTCAACAATTTCGCAAGGGACAAATCCATTTTGTTCATGTTATAGTTCATGCGAAATTGCTGAAAACTGTCAGGCAAAGTCTGCAGGATCATTTCAACCTGCGTGTCCTTATCAATGTTAGCTCCAAGGACCTCCAGTTCATTCAGAAGACTCATCATCTTCAGAACATGGTCCCTGACCGATGAACCTTCAACCATTTTGGTATTCAGAAGGGCTTTCATGGCAGTCTGCTTAGCCGCACGATTCTGATCTCCGAACATTTCTTTGAGATTTTCCAGAATGTCATAAGCAGACTCCATCGACTGATGCTGATGTTGCAGAACATTCGACATGGATGCCAAAATGTAACACCGCGCCATCTCATCAGCCTTAATCCATTTCTGGTAAGCCTTCTGTTCATCATCTGTGGCATCATCTCCAGGTTTTTCTGGACACACCTCATCGAGcacaaatttgtactctttagCAATTAGAACAATATCCAAATTTCGTTTCCAATCAACATAATTTGGACCATCAAGTTTGTTTTGGGTAAGAATGGCAGTAAAGGGATTAAAAGCAGTTATTGTTAATCTGGGAgacattaaatatttaaataaatcaaatCAGTTTGTATTATGAacattaaaattcaaaacacattatatatatacaatatatgcACCTTGAACAACAAATTTCGATGGGAAAGAAGCTATTCttgcaatatacatatataatgacAGATTTTCACTCCATAAACTTAAACATgtcatactcagatggagagtaaactgTTAATTTAAGCCAAGTGAATATCAACATTCAACATATATTAGTCCCATTGAACCAACAtgcatactcagatggagagtaaatacAAATAATCAATGACTAGTATAACATAGTgattattcataatatttttatcCGATATGGAAGAAGACCTACGTCAACGTGTAAAAACATTATATCACTATTTTTTAAGCCCGGGGACCAAGGGAATTGATCCCCACAATTACTGGAattaaaaacaactaaaaaaaaattcagaattttAGGAAAACAGCAAAAACACCATCTAAACGACCCCGAACGCCCAAAAAATGACTTCAATCATGATAAAATCCATGAGTATTGCTCACTAGGCCGTTTCGCATGGACCTGCcaagtttcaggtcaatcggagtccgtcaacTTTTTGACCTCCGATTTTCTGCCCTAATTCAGCAAAACGTGTTTTTCCGTTTTACATGATAAAATTCAATTTTCAGATTATTCTAACTCAACATCACCAATATTAAAAGGATAcatcaagttttcagaataatcaACACAACCCATAACAGATAATCACACCAAAAAACAGTGCAGGTTTTCAGAAAAAACAAACTTTGCATGTAATTCAAAACTTGCATATAGAACATGATATTAATCCTTATGGTTTAtcctaattatttaattagatgtgagtaagctctgataccaattgttggaatatataccacagcggaagcaataacaaaATCTTATTCACGTGTAATCTAAACAACTAGCATGTATAGAGattttaggattacctcttgaagcgtaaacacaacaaatctatgtcgttctccagttcctcagttgaaaacacactagcagatttccacagtcttctactgtgttacccaaacaataaccgaaaatagagaattttgggtgggcaaaattctagtagaaACCGCAGTCAGAATCATGTAAAAAACGTCCAGcccttatatccatatatatagctgcgtttttttaggtcaaaaccgttttcaaaacctgttaggtttctttctcccactaagggacggtttccacgttttctttcccactaagtaacagtttccactattttctattatttaggcatagtagggaccacagaatttaattaacaaggcttcctattatgatattaatttcgaaattctgaaactaatttccatcataataaattacgaattattccactaaaaattcgtaattgcactacttagttcaatttcgaaattcttccataaaaccttatttaactccccatgttaagattcagatactaatcaatcaaattaaattactgactatttaatttattgattacttcctttagacttacacttaacttatttcatgtgtcggatacaaaatcaccggccgggtttacacatgaaaacttataagctttcataaaggagtatcatcaatctcaaaatcgagacttggattccatcaactaattattacttcgccaatgtatatcattgttatccaatttaccaggcttattgactcgcgaaagaatctcgccttttaataaatcaaaacaacaagtgacatacacatataataataattatatcaggattaagagtataagtacattaaatggactagagaaattattttataaagtcagtataaaatactcatctctacttgatccgttcaatacatacaaaatgtactagcacaagaagttggaattaaaccattcccataatcaagataaattatatttaatcttgtgctacaatcattccgatgatttgtccaattccatcattagattgtgaacattaacttttatgtcttacaagaaccgatgatttaatcttccgtatataagctaaactctatacactaaatcatctactatgtaagcaatggacgcacaaaccaacacatgatctatttaaaatgaaactttattgaatttaaacaagtaaataaataattgttcataaagaatactataacaatacgcatgacttatagtatattctaacacCTTAATCTGTTACATAGTTCCAATAAGCAATGTTGCAAATTTATGTTCCGTTAAAGAATTTGTAATGTTAAGCTGGTAGATTTTCAAAAACTAAGGAAGTTAAATACCCGCAAAAGATAGCTTGAGGGGGAAATGTAACTGAAAGCAAAAACAAGAGGTTAAAAGGAGTAGTAATTGTCATGTAAATTACAAAGAAGACAAGCAAAGCTTAGACTGATGATTGATGAAGTCCAGCCTCAGGAATAGCCTCAGCTGGTTGCCCAGCCCAAGAGCTACTGCTGAGCCCATAGAGACTGGAGCCACGCCTGGAAGGGCGAACCAAGGAACTCAGAACAAACCAACTGTATAGCTCAAGAGAGGTTGATAGCCGTACACGAAGAAATAGTTATTCTTTATACCTTTCGCATGGTAAGACAATTTGTATTTGTGAACAATAGTTCACCTACTTAGGAGGAAACCCTTAGTTGTATTTTCTATTTAACCACTAGTTACAACATGTAACTTCCTTCAGTTCCCTATCACTCAAGTCCAAAGAAGCATAAAGTTACTCAAACGTCATGTTAGCCACCTCTTCTCGGATAGAATCAAACAGCACGGTGGAGAGATAACGCTCCCCAAAACTAGGGAAGATAACCTGCATATAGAATTAAAATACAATGCTTAGCTGCAAGCACCTTTGTATGATGCGTTTCCATGCTTCTAGTGGCACATGTCATATACGGGAATTTGAAGTCAGATCAAGTTAGTATCACCGGTTGGCCTCTGTTTTGCAAACTCGGATGCGGATTCTAAAAATTCCATCATATATAAGAAGAGCCTGAATAATGCTTAAGCACAGATTCGTATGACAGTAAAAAATAATACTTACCCATTCTTATCTAGTAAATGTTTACAGCAACATGTATCTAAGCATACAATATGACTTCCTATCATCTTCTTCGTGTTAAAATATTCAGCTGCTTCTTTCTTCTATAAGAGGTGTCTATTCAATTTTCAAGCATTCTAGTTCAGCTAAAATAGATTTTTCCTAGGTATAGATCATACTCCTATCCAACAGGTAAAAGTTactctcctttttttttaattaaggaTAGCGGAACAATTACTAGAAAATTCCAGCATTAACCTTCATGCCGAGTACTACGTCGCATATGGAATGAACCAGAGGGAGTACAAAGTAAAATACTCCTGCTTAGAGTAGAACAGTCCATGAATGAATAACTGTATaggaaagagaggaaaaacggaaaagaaaagaaaacagaacCAACTAATACACATTCATCCCATTAAATGAATAATTAGACAGTGAGAAGTTTCAAGGAAACACAGAAAGAGTGATATCAGCTTACTGAAATAGATCCAACTTACCGTAATGAGTTTCCCAGCGTTTTCTGGCTTTTTTGCTACTTTTATCGCTGCAGCAGCTGCAGCCCCCGAGGATATTCCTACCTGAAAATATTCCAGGAGGAAACTGAAGTATAGTTGTGATCATATCAGAATGCACATGGTAAATGAAACAAAGGACAATGTGTGGACTCAGAAGGATCCTTATGGACTGGTGAACCTACCAGCAAACCTTCTTTTAATGCAAGAAGCTTTGTCATTTCAATAGCTTCATCACTAGATACCTGAATACAAATAAAAGCAGTAGCTGTCATCATACCAGGAACTATAGCAAGTAACCCCGGTGGAAGCCAAACGAATTTACTTTGGCGGGATGCTTTGTGactgggctgcccttttttttagAGAATGGATATTTTTCAGAGATAGAGCTAGCTGGAAACTTTTTATATTGAAAATTCGCGAAATACTTTATCCTAAATATATATCTGGCTTATGTTCCCATACATTATATCTATGCTTATGTGAGTCGCAAATGCATTAGTTTTAGTTCAACCAAATTGATATTGTCAGTCGGATCATAGCAGATTCATCATCTGATTACAGAGTTATCTGTAAGATACAGAGGCTTGATAGAATAATCTTGTACACATTGAGCAGAAATTTAAATGTTTATAAAATTGGATTGCTATTTATATGGTTTACCGCCTTACTTGAAGAACTTCATCCAGGATGCTGAGATCAAGAACGGCTGGGACAAAACCAGCACCAATTCCTTGGATTTTATGTGGCCCTTTAACGATAACACATTTAATTACACGGATCAGTCTATGACAAATAATAATTCACAGAAGTAGAGATGAATACAGACTGCAATGCAAAGCAGTTTATTCAATGAGGGTATAGAACTAAACTAATGACTTTCTATATTTAGCTGGATATTCTGGAAGACACAGAAAGAGGGAAACTTTTCGCAGCAGAAAAGTTTGGATGA of the Nicotiana tabacum cultivar K326 chromosome 7, ASM71507v2, whole genome shotgun sequence genome contains:
- the LOC107759975 gene encoding late embryogenesis abundant protein 47-like; amino-acid sequence: MSQEQPRRPEETVKNEDLVVDVQGALARKKAVAESIGGQVLGQDKKAPLSSESVSSGKTNITIGEALEATALTAGNRPVDYSDAAAIQAAEVRATGRTNIIPGGVAAAAQSAATRNARVTKEEEKTKLAEILADASAKLPADKPVTRKDAEGVIGAELRNDPNLCTRPGGVAASIAAAARLNQSHTTTSTNNQNSNNLKQKLN